The Hyphomicrobium sp. MC1 genome window below encodes:
- a CDS encoding multiheme c-type cytochrome: MTRLSIFALLSGMFASAVLMSAAHPRKAAAEENSSATRQTQAPPRALVLAENTGEIRRPEAGKAKPDGLDNSKPDAHGSTNSDEELYPTAAQCGTCHKQIYDEWSSSQHAYASISPMFHKFEQKFQTLTQGTVGTFCVRCHQQVGTQLGEAREAPLWARSQISREGVTCITCHRVKEQYGKVNGERRVEPGKIYEPVYGSGEKSVIKNVIVNKETYSVKTSAKGRGNDIHKGMITNDQITKSEFCVSCHQVAVNLGIKLEIVWDQYRDSPARKAGITCQDCHMGKVPGQPKGYATAPSAIVGGKEINPGRKHANHRFVGPGYSIAHPGIFPHNVKAQAYSIQDWLQFDWRAGWGTSKFEDKVADGKIKVAFPKRWSNPNDREDAREIIDENLKKLDARDALRRRVMENSSKVDGPFIEGTPKVGSDLAFSYRIKNTNTGHNLPSGSLGAQPQLWVNVALVDPDGNNVWESGYVDSNGDMADLHSLDVAAGRIDTDQMLMNFQTKFLTTNVKGTDREMYLPVNFDIDPLPQLRPPSIPTTVLNHPPLVRMENHSLTPLGVREAKYEVPGNLISKPGRYRLAFRMRSRAEPIYFMRFVGATKDMERSMNERIMNFHDFAVDVDVKG, translated from the coding sequence ATGACGCGATTGTCAATATTTGCACTGCTCTCCGGCATGTTTGCCAGCGCGGTTCTTATGTCTGCGGCGCATCCGCGTAAAGCCGCAGCCGAGGAGAACAGCAGCGCAACACGGCAGACACAAGCTCCGCCTCGCGCGCTTGTGCTTGCCGAAAACACAGGCGAGATCCGAAGGCCGGAGGCCGGCAAAGCCAAGCCTGACGGATTGGATAACAGCAAGCCCGATGCGCACGGTAGCACAAATAGCGACGAAGAGCTTTATCCGACCGCCGCGCAATGCGGCACTTGCCATAAGCAGATTTACGATGAGTGGTCATCGTCGCAGCACGCCTATGCGTCGATCTCACCGATGTTCCACAAATTCGAGCAAAAGTTCCAAACGCTGACGCAGGGGACAGTGGGCACCTTCTGCGTGCGCTGCCATCAGCAGGTCGGCACGCAACTCGGAGAAGCGCGCGAGGCGCCCCTTTGGGCGAGAAGCCAAATCTCACGTGAGGGCGTCACTTGCATCACGTGCCACCGGGTTAAAGAACAGTACGGCAAGGTCAACGGCGAGCGTCGGGTTGAACCGGGTAAGATTTACGAACCCGTCTATGGCAGCGGCGAAAAAAGCGTCATCAAAAACGTCATAGTCAATAAGGAAACCTATTCGGTCAAGACGAGCGCAAAAGGCCGCGGCAACGACATCCATAAAGGCATGATCACGAACGACCAGATCACCAAATCGGAGTTCTGCGTCAGTTGTCATCAGGTCGCCGTGAACCTAGGCATCAAGCTCGAAATCGTGTGGGACCAATATCGCGATAGCCCGGCGCGTAAAGCAGGGATCACTTGCCAGGACTGTCACATGGGCAAAGTTCCCGGCCAGCCGAAGGGCTATGCGACGGCGCCGTCAGCGATCGTCGGCGGCAAGGAGATCAATCCAGGTCGTAAACATGCCAACCACCGCTTCGTCGGACCGGGCTATTCGATCGCTCATCCGGGCATCTTCCCGCACAACGTCAAAGCCCAGGCCTATAGCATTCAGGACTGGCTGCAGTTCGATTGGCGCGCTGGCTGGGGCACGAGCAAATTCGAAGACAAAGTCGCGGACGGAAAGATCAAAGTCGCGTTTCCGAAGCGCTGGAGCAATCCGAACGATCGTGAGGACGCGCGCGAAATTATCGACGAAAATCTGAAGAAGCTCGACGCACGAGATGCTCTTCGTCGTCGGGTGATGGAGAACAGCAGCAAAGTCGATGGCCCATTCATCGAAGGCACGCCAAAGGTCGGCTCGGATCTTGCGTTCTCCTACAGGATCAAGAACACGAACACCGGCCACAACCTGCCGTCGGGATCTCTCGGCGCACAGCCGCAGCTTTGGGTGAATGTCGCGCTTGTCGATCCGGACGGTAACAATGTCTGGGAGTCGGGTTACGTCGATAGCAACGGCGATATGGCCGATCTGCATAGTCTCGACGTTGCGGCCGGCCGCATTGATACCGACCAGATGCTGATGAATTTTCAGACCAAGTTTCTGACGACCAACGTTAAGGGCACGGACCGCGAAATGTATCTTCCGGTCAATTTTGACATTGATCCGTTGCCGCAATTGCGTCCGCCAAGCATCCCGACCACCGTTCTCAATCATCCGCCGCTGGTGCGCATGGAGAACCATTCGTTGACGCCGTTGGGTGTGAGGGAAGCCAAATATGAAGTGCCAGGTAATTTGATCAGCAAGCCTGGTCGATACCGCCTTGCTTTCCGCATGCGAAGCCGCGCCGAGCCGATCTATTTCATGCGCTTTGTCGGTGCCACCAAAGATATGGAGCGGAGCATGAATGAGCGCATCATGAACTTCCACGACTTCGCGGTTGATGTCGACGTAAAGGGCTAA
- a CDS encoding tetratricopeptide repeat protein: protein MVQAFASIAAGTAVTLLAAVLLLLRAPLHGRRPVVALTHRWISADTRTSGIVLGSLVAIAAACFVHIAEAPSSVDGSSMISRSDGHVMPPEATDGNIEPDTAQAFADLRAYAADTNSGASSKAVASPDNTSTALPDVDTMIAKLIARLEKQPNDVNGWKMLGWSYLNTGRPGDAATAYETALKLQPGDTTLKKALDEAHAAQANPQTFSPSVASPSDDVAAAAKLSDTQRNDMIRGMVDKLAARLEASPNDESGWLRLMSSRVTLGETEAAKTALTKALQSFSGDAAAKARLVSAARELGIKAD from the coding sequence ATGGTCCAGGCTTTTGCATCGATCGCGGCGGGGACTGCTGTCACGCTTCTGGCGGCCGTACTTTTGTTGTTGCGCGCGCCGCTCCACGGTCGCCGACCGGTCGTTGCGCTTACGCATCGATGGATTAGCGCCGACACGCGCACATCGGGCATTGTCCTTGGGTCTCTCGTAGCGATCGCCGCGGCTTGTTTTGTGCACATCGCAGAAGCCCCGAGCAGCGTCGACGGCTCTTCCATGATAAGCCGTAGCGACGGGCATGTGATGCCGCCCGAAGCCACCGATGGCAATATTGAACCAGACACGGCGCAAGCGTTTGCTGATCTTCGCGCCTATGCGGCCGATACAAATTCTGGCGCGTCGTCGAAAGCTGTTGCCTCGCCGGACAATACTTCCACTGCTTTGCCTGACGTAGACACGATGATTGCGAAACTGATCGCTCGTCTCGAAAAGCAGCCGAACGACGTCAATGGCTGGAAAATGCTCGGGTGGTCGTATCTCAATACCGGGCGACCTGGCGATGCGGCGACGGCTTATGAGACAGCCCTTAAGCTTCAGCCCGGCGATACCACACTCAAAAAAGCGCTCGATGAGGCACACGCAGCGCAGGCCAACCCGCAGACATTTTCACCCAGCGTCGCGTCGCCGTCCGACGACGTCGCAGCGGCGGCAAAGCTTTCAGATACACAACGCAACGACATGATCCGCGGCATGGTCGATAAGCTTGCCGCCAGACTCGAGGCCTCCCCAAACGATGAGAGCGGCTGGTTGCGTCTGATGAGTTCGCGCGTCACGCTTGGAGAGACCGAGGCCGCCAAAACAGCGTTGACGAAAGCTCTCCAATCCTTCTCCGGCGATGCTGCCGCTAAAGCCCGGCTCGTGTCCGCGGCGCGCGAACTTGGCATCAAAGCAGATTAA
- a CDS encoding AI-2E family transporter, with product MLGVCAAILSCAALYVAETIFAPLAFALFIIAITWPLQRFLQARMARLVAVAITTAAIIIVIVAFAMLLAWAAGRVGQFIVNDAARLQALYGSLTSWLEGHGVELAGLWASYFRGDQLLRLAQEVTTRLNTALSFLIVVFIYVLLGLLEVDDACARLHAWRQGSLGTVLLTGGANAATKLRRYMLVRTQMSAITGLLVWVFAWLAGLPLALEWGVIAFALNFIPFIGPFIATMFPTVFAVAQFASWPAAVAIFACLNVIQFVVGSYLEPRFVGNALSISPFIVLFSVFFWTFLWGLPGAFIGVPIVIVLLSLCEVHSSTHWIADLFGASPLREPRTQD from the coding sequence ATGCTGGGGGTGTGCGCCGCCATTCTCTCGTGCGCGGCGCTATATGTGGCCGAGACGATCTTCGCGCCGCTCGCTTTCGCGCTCTTCATCATCGCCATCACCTGGCCGTTGCAGCGGTTCCTGCAAGCCAGGATGGCCCGGCTCGTCGCCGTAGCGATAACAACCGCTGCGATCATCATCGTGATCGTCGCTTTTGCCATGTTGCTTGCCTGGGCCGCGGGGCGCGTGGGGCAATTTATCGTGAACGACGCAGCCCGCCTGCAGGCTCTCTATGGCTCGTTGACATCCTGGCTGGAAGGTCATGGCGTCGAGTTGGCCGGGCTATGGGCGAGCTATTTCCGTGGCGATCAATTGTTGCGCCTGGCCCAGGAAGTCACAACACGCCTCAATACTGCGCTCAGCTTCCTGATTGTCGTCTTCATTTATGTGCTGCTCGGATTACTCGAAGTTGACGACGCATGCGCAAGACTTCACGCGTGGCGCCAAGGAAGCCTTGGAACGGTTCTACTGACCGGAGGAGCGAACGCCGCCACCAAGCTTCGTCGCTATATGCTCGTCCGCACGCAGATGAGTGCCATCACTGGCCTTTTGGTTTGGGTGTTCGCGTGGCTTGCGGGGCTGCCGCTGGCGCTCGAATGGGGTGTGATCGCATTCGCTCTGAACTTCATACCTTTCATCGGCCCATTTATCGCGACCATGTTTCCGACCGTGTTTGCCGTCGCGCAATTTGCATCGTGGCCCGCGGCCGTCGCGATTTTCGCGTGTCTCAACGTCATCCAGTTTGTGGTCGGAAGTTATCTGGAACCGCGGTTCGTCGGGAACGCATTGTCGATATCGCCTTTCATCGTCCTATTTTCAGTCTTCTTCTGGACGTTCCTCTGGGGGCTTCCTGGAGCCTTCATTGGCGTACCGATCGTCATAGTGCTTCTTTCGCTGTGTGAGGTTCATTCGTCGACGCATTGGATTGCGGATCTTTTCGGCGCATCGCCGCTGCGGGAGCCTCGGACGCAGGATTGA
- a CDS encoding YceI family protein has protein sequence MLNKRASSTPAFSRVVLGAVLAINLLPAPSVQAARFVFDQRRTEVRFIYKIAYAKQRGRFTKVSGTLDYDEGKPGKSKIKASIAAASLTTGDALIDGELKGASFFNAAASPVITFKSVGVHAGSATSADVAGEVTVNGITKPVTLNVTIEPHDDPALKYDVGARKFLAKTRIQRSAFNMVDYQAMVDDDVDIEIEAIARPR, from the coding sequence ATGCTCAATAAGCGGGCCTCCAGCACACCCGCTTTTTCTCGCGTCGTGCTTGGGGCCGTGCTCGCGATCAACCTATTACCGGCTCCGAGCGTGCAAGCAGCGCGTTTCGTATTCGATCAGCGACGCACCGAGGTGCGCTTCATCTACAAGATCGCCTATGCGAAACAGCGCGGTCGCTTTACCAAGGTTTCCGGCACTCTCGATTACGACGAAGGCAAGCCCGGCAAAAGCAAAATAAAGGCTTCAATCGCTGCCGCGAGCCTTACGACAGGGGACGCGCTCATCGACGGCGAATTGAAGGGTGCGAGCTTTTTCAATGCTGCAGCGTCGCCAGTGATCACATTCAAAAGCGTGGGGGTGCATGCTGGGTCGGCAACCTCAGCGGACGTTGCCGGAGAGGTGACCGTCAATGGCATCACAAAGCCGGTGACGCTGAACGTTACCATTGAACCGCACGATGATCCCGCGCTCAAATATGACGTCGGTGCGCGCAAATTTCTCGCCAAGACCCGCATTCAGCGCAGCGCATTCAACATGGTGGACTACCAAGCGATGGTCGACGACGACGTTGATATCGAAATCGAAGCCATCGCTCGGCCGCGATAG
- a CDS encoding cytochrome c family protein produces the protein MLSTDFNSVRFGLLLALPLVVTLDIGRSVALDTTKVVGPNACAECHKQEAEAWKGTHHFKTFRELPRNPEANKIAERMDVRRIKSESLCVNCHYTVQRKDNNDAVVSGISCESCHGAAKDWIKIHSSFSGKTAKTETKSEAQARWKLAESKGMIRRHALYQLAKNCYGCHVVPREDLVNKGLHRAGSLFELVSWSQGEVLHNTWYSRGKENVPADAERKRMLYLIGLGVELETALRAVGKATVRKAYALEMAQRADKARRRLAAVATAVPNVPEIAKIVELSHSAALTLNSEKDLSAAADGISQLLVSITDKYDGSTMAGLDSMIPQPSQFKGTARKASAIN, from the coding sequence ATGCTCAGCACAGATTTCAATTCTGTGCGGTTCGGTCTGTTACTCGCACTGCCGTTGGTCGTTACGCTCGACATCGGTCGCTCTGTTGCGTTGGATACGACGAAGGTCGTCGGGCCGAATGCCTGCGCCGAATGCCACAAGCAGGAAGCCGAAGCCTGGAAAGGCACACATCATTTCAAGACGTTCCGAGAGCTGCCGCGCAACCCCGAAGCCAACAAAATCGCGGAAAGGATGGACGTCCGGCGCATCAAATCGGAAAGCTTATGCGTGAATTGTCATTACACAGTTCAACGCAAGGATAACAACGATGCGGTCGTGTCCGGAATCTCCTGCGAGTCCTGTCATGGCGCAGCCAAGGATTGGATCAAAATCCATAGCAGCTTCAGCGGTAAAACCGCGAAGACGGAAACGAAAAGCGAAGCGCAGGCGCGCTGGAAGCTCGCGGAGTCAAAAGGCATGATCCGACGTCATGCGCTCTATCAACTGGCGAAGAACTGCTACGGCTGCCACGTCGTGCCGCGAGAAGATCTCGTAAACAAAGGGTTACATCGAGCTGGCAGCCTATTTGAGCTGGTGTCCTGGTCGCAGGGCGAGGTGTTGCACAACACATGGTATTCAAGAGGCAAAGAAAATGTTCCGGCCGATGCCGAGCGCAAACGCATGCTTTATCTGATCGGCCTTGGCGTCGAACTTGAAACCGCGTTGCGAGCTGTCGGAAAGGCGACTGTGCGAAAGGCTTACGCCCTCGAAATGGCTCAGCGTGCGGATAAAGCGCGACGACGACTCGCAGCGGTGGCAACGGCAGTGCCAAACGTGCCGGAAATCGCCAAGATCGTGGAATTATCTCATTCGGCCGCACTGACCTTGAACAGCGAGAAGGATCTCTCGGCGGCAGCCGATGGCATATCTCAGCTGCTCGTCAGCATCACCGACAAGTATGACGGCAGCACCATGGCCGGCCTCGACAGCATGATCCCGCAGCCAAGCCAGTTCAAAGGTACTGCGAGAAAAGCTTCAGCCATCAATTGA
- a CDS encoding PTS sugar transporter subunit IIA → MASCIIDFLSPRAVMLDVRVPTKLALLRTLSERAAAATGLPAETIFAELNKRESLGSTGMGDGIALPHAAYADLKQTFGLVARLKPPVEFEAIDSKPVDLAFLLLTPAGAEKTHLNALAAVSRRLRNRDVAEKLRMVNNENAFYDVLRGSA, encoded by the coding sequence ATGGCATCCTGCATTATTGACTTTCTTTCGCCGCGCGCCGTCATGCTGGACGTGCGGGTTCCGACGAAATTAGCGCTTCTTCGCACGTTATCGGAACGAGCAGCTGCGGCAACTGGGCTTCCTGCCGAGACAATCTTCGCCGAACTCAATAAACGAGAAAGTCTCGGTTCCACCGGGATGGGCGACGGCATTGCCCTTCCCCACGCAGCTTATGCCGATCTCAAGCAAACGTTCGGCCTTGTCGCGAGACTTAAGCCGCCGGTCGAATTCGAAGCGATTGATAGCAAACCGGTCGATTTGGCTTTTCTGCTTTTGACACCGGCTGGAGCGGAGAAGACGCATCTGAATGCCCTCGCCGCGGTTTCACGCCGACTGCGTAATCGCGACGTCGCAGAGAAGCTTCGCATGGTCAATAACGAGAACGCGTTTTACGACGTGCTTCGCGGTTCGGCTTAG
- a CDS encoding 2Fe-2S iron-sulfur cluster-binding protein codes for MSKRHKVTIDGKSFLAPRGALLLDVALNNGIDLPYSCRAGHCGTCCVRLVSGDVHGGEGAEPGVIHACQCRIVADAVIEREQPADIRSVNGVLSTLRPLSSEVLEIGITTDRPLPHLPGQYAHVQFSGYPNRSYSITHALNESDDCDATWFHVRRVENGRVSASIGKRIKIGHRVRLTGPFGSAHFRPNRGGRIVLVATNTGFAPIWAIAVAALREDPSRRMMVIAGGRTLDSLYMAPALVRLARFPNVVVVPVCSSLQVSIPAVRPGRPTDYLPRLLPTDALYACGAPGMVESVKAVSADVGATCYADPFLPAPDTAGGQSPLTRTIERLSSPRDRNILQLAYERPGGFR; via the coding sequence ATGTCAAAACGTCACAAAGTCACGATCGACGGCAAAAGCTTTCTGGCGCCGCGCGGTGCGCTTCTGCTCGATGTGGCGTTGAACAACGGCATCGACCTGCCTTACAGCTGTCGCGCAGGACATTGCGGAACATGCTGCGTGCGACTTGTATCCGGCGACGTGCACGGTGGCGAAGGAGCGGAGCCCGGCGTCATTCACGCCTGTCAGTGTCGGATCGTTGCCGACGCAGTAATCGAGCGCGAGCAGCCCGCTGATATTCGTTCCGTCAACGGCGTCTTGAGCACATTGCGGCCGCTGTCGTCGGAAGTCCTGGAAATCGGCATTACAACGGACCGTCCCCTTCCGCATCTGCCCGGCCAATACGCACACGTACAGTTCAGCGGTTATCCGAACCGTTCCTATAGCATCACGCATGCTCTGAATGAATCGGACGACTGCGATGCCACGTGGTTTCACGTCCGCCGCGTTGAGAACGGTCGCGTCAGCGCATCCATCGGTAAGCGGATTAAGATCGGACACCGTGTCAGGCTCACGGGTCCCTTTGGATCCGCGCACTTCCGGCCGAATCGCGGTGGCCGGATCGTTCTCGTGGCAACCAACACGGGTTTCGCTCCGATCTGGGCGATCGCCGTCGCAGCGCTTCGCGAAGATCCTTCACGAAGAATGATGGTCATTGCCGGCGGCCGCACCTTGGATTCCCTTTATATGGCCCCCGCTCTTGTGCGCCTGGCGCGTTTTCCGAACGTCGTCGTCGTACCAGTCTGCAGTTCTTTGCAGGTATCGATTCCGGCGGTCAGACCGGGTCGGCCAACCGACTATCTACCACGCTTATTGCCCACCGATGCTTTGTACGCCTGCGGTGCACCGGGCATGGTCGAGTCGGTAAAGGCAGTTTCGGCAGACGTTGGCGCGACCTGCTACGCCGACCCATTCCTGCCGGCACCCGACACAGCGGGCGGGCAAAGCCCTCTCACCCGCACCATCGAGAGGCTCTCCTCTCCCCGAGATCGAAACATTCTTCAACTCGCTTACGAGCGCCCAGGAGGTTTCAGGTAG
- a CDS encoding response regulator, producing the protein MSAPAIKVLVIDDEPPIRKLLRMGLATQGYQVIDAPNARKALELMAETPDIVVLDLGLPDMQGMDLLRSIRDQNEAIPIVVLSSRADETAKVQALDFGADDYVTKPFGINELLARMRAALRHRLQIQGERPIFHVGDLSVDLVRRIVKVGEREIKLSPKEYDLLRLFVQHAGKVLTHNFLLRELWDPSADSQYVRVYVAQLRQKIEPRPNSPEYILTETGVGYRLRAPD; encoded by the coding sequence ATGAGTGCGCCCGCCATCAAAGTTCTCGTCATCGACGACGAACCACCAATCCGCAAACTTCTCCGCATGGGGCTTGCAACGCAAGGCTATCAGGTAATCGACGCACCGAATGCGCGCAAAGCCCTGGAGCTGATGGCGGAGACTCCGGATATCGTCGTCCTCGATCTCGGCTTGCCGGATATGCAAGGCATGGACCTGCTGCGATCCATCCGCGACCAGAATGAAGCCATTCCCATCGTGGTGCTGTCGAGCCGCGCTGACGAAACCGCCAAGGTGCAGGCCCTTGATTTCGGCGCTGATGACTATGTGACGAAGCCTTTTGGCATCAACGAGCTTCTCGCCAGAATGCGAGCCGCACTTCGCCATCGGCTACAGATTCAGGGCGAGCGGCCCATTTTCCATGTCGGCGATCTGTCGGTGGATCTCGTGCGCCGCATCGTCAAGGTTGGCGAACGAGAGATCAAGCTATCGCCGAAGGAATACGACCTGTTGCGTCTCTTTGTTCAGCATGCGGGCAAAGTACTGACGCACAATTTTCTGTTGCGCGAGCTCTGGGATCCCTCTGCCGATTCCCAATACGTTCGCGTTTACGTCGCGCAGCTTCGGCAGAAAATCGAACCGCGTCCGAACAGCCCGGAATATATTCTGACTGAAACAGGCGTTGGCTACCGCCTCCGCGCTCCCGATTGA